A genomic segment from Gavia stellata isolate bGavSte3 chromosome 6, bGavSte3.hap2, whole genome shotgun sequence encodes:
- the LOC132317241 gene encoding late histone H2B.L4, protein MSAEAGKKRGHAPSPGERKPKRKPKRKETYSVYIYKVLKQVHPDTGISSKAMSIMNSFVNDIFERLASEASRLAQYNHRSTITSREVQTAVRLLLPGELAKHAVSEGTKAVTKYTSSK, encoded by the exons ATGAGTGCGGAAGCTGGGAAGAAGCGTGGTcatgctcccagccctggggagaggaAGCCTAAGAGGAAGCCTAAGAGGAAGGAAACCTATTCGGTCTATATCTACAAAGTACTGAAGCAG GTGCACCCGGACACTGGCATCTCCTCTAAGGCCATGAGCATCATGAATTCCTTCGTCAACGACATCTTCGAGCGGCTGGCCTCGGAGGCCTCGCGCCTGGCCCAGTACAACCACCGCTCCACCATCACCAGCCGCGAGGTGCAGACAGCTGTGCGGCTCCTGCTGCCCGGCGAGCTGGCCAAGCACGCTGTCTCCGAGGGCACCAAGGCCGTCACCAAGTACACCAGCAGCAAGTGA